The following are encoded together in the Ictidomys tridecemlineatus isolate mIctTri1 chromosome X, mIctTri1.hap1, whole genome shotgun sequence genome:
- the LOC101961258 gene encoding melanoma-associated antigen B4: MPRGQKSKLRSRAKRQQARDETQGLRGAQATAEEEVGSPCSSPLDEGALPSSPAAGISQVSQRAPPSSSLGAGDSCKSSEAGAQERMPGSSQAAASPESSRRDPLTRKASLLVQYLLEKYKTKEPITQADMLKVVNKKYKEYFPEILRRTSERVELVFGLELKEVDPNSHSYVLISKLGLSSEGSLSGSRGLPKTGLLMTLLGVIFMKGNRATEAEIWEFLNVLGIYAGRRHLIFGEPRKLITKDLVQEKYLEYRQVPGSDPPSFEFLWGPRAHAETSKMKVLEVLAKINDTNPNAFPNLYEEALKDEEEKAGEKAVGRVGAPTRPRAVSKVLPHRPSHI, encoded by the coding sequence ATGCCTAGGGGTCAGAAGAGTAAGCTGCGTTCCCGAGCCAAGCGCCAGCAGGCCCGCGAtgagacccagggcctcaggggTGCTCAGGCCACTGCAGAGGAGGAAGTGGGGtctccctgctcctctcctctTGATGAGGGTGCACTTCCAAGCTCCCCTGCTGCTGGCATTAGCCAGGTGTCTCAGAGAGCCCCACCCTCTAGCTCTCTTGGTGCAGGTGATTCCTGCAAAAGCTCTGAAGCAGGTGCCCAGGAGAGAATGCCAGGCAGCTCCCAGGCAGCAGCCTCTCCTGAGAGCTCACGCAGAGATCCTCTCACCAGGAAGGCCAGTCTGTTGGTGCAGTACTTGCTGGAGAAGTATAAAACAAAAGAGCCCATTACACAGGCAGATATGCTGAAGGTGGTCAACAAGAAGTACAAGGAGTACTTCCCTGAGATCCTCAGGAGAACCTCCGAACGTGTGGAGCTGGTCTTTGGCCTAGAGTTGAAGGAAGTGGATCCCAACAGTCACTCCTACGTCCTTATCAGCAAGCTGGGGCTCTCCAGTGAAGGAAGTCTGAGTGGCAGTAGGGGCTTGCCCAAGACCGGTCTCCTGATGACCCTCCTGGGTGTGATCTTCATGAAGGGCAACCGTGCCACTGAGGCAGAGATCTGGGAATTCCTGAATGTGTTGGGGATCTATGCTGGGAGGAGGCACTTGATCTTTGGGGAGCCCCGGAAGCTCATCACCAAAGATTTAGTGCAGGAAAAGTACCTGGAGTACCGCCAGGTGCCTGGTAGTGACCCTCCCAGCTTTGAATTCCTCTGGGGTCCCAGAGCCCATGCAGAAACCAGCAAAATGAAGGTCCTGGAGGTTTTGGCCAAGATTAATGATACCAACCCTAATGCCTTCCCTAATCTGTATGAGGAGGCTTTGAAAGATGAGGAGGAGAAAGCAGGAGAGAAAGCTGTGGGTAGAGTGGGTGCACCTACCAGGCCTAGGGCTGTTTCCAAGGTCCTGCCCCACAGACCGTCTCACATCTAG